A window of Pecten maximus chromosome 12, xPecMax1.1, whole genome shotgun sequence genomic DNA:
TCAGTATTATTTTAGTAAACATGATTTGTACTAGATCACTAAATGAAACACAACATGTCAGTGGTTTTAGTGTCCATAGATTTGTGGCCAATATCTGACCCCTATTCTCATTGGATAAAGGTAGTTCCCAATTTAGGAACCAAATTctcaattttatttctttgaagCTTGAAGGCCTGTCAGTAAACTTGCATCATGATAAAGGTTATTACCCTAATACATATAATCCTAAAACATTTCTTGTGTACCATTTTTCtcttataatataatataccatGAAAAAGTTCCATATTTCGTCCATGTGATAATTTCCCAAATTGACCTTGAAAACGCtgcatgtttgttttatttcagtcCTTCAAATAGTGTGTCATAAGTGTTAACTTTTATATTTAGCATAAGTTTTATATCcaaatattcattatatatatatatatatgtatataagaaaaaaaaactgttgttCATGGTGTATTTTAAAACAGTATTGGTCCACTGTTTTTGTGTAGTATttctttatatgaaatatgattcttttattttccaatgacttatgtttacatagaaTCCAGTGAGAAAAAGACCGAGCTTAATTCCTTAGCTCAGGTAAGTCAATATCAATGTAATTTTTCTGTTTGTATTCCTTGTAATTACATATCGGTTTACTTTGCCTTCTATTGTTATTCTGATGTTGTATAATAAACTCTCCTATTGATCAATTCACATATATTTTTCTTAGATGTATGAATTTTCATTCAACATTTCTGACAATTCTGTATGAATTGACAATTGGATCTTGTCAATAAGATATTGTATAAGTGTGTAATTGATGCATTTTGTATTACAGCTTCCATTATGGGTGTGTCCAGACTGCAGAAAGTCCACAGATCAAGAAATGGAGAAGAAAGTCAACTTAGCATCCCTCATggtgtgtatatctgtatatggaGCAATCAGTTGCCACGGATATAGCGAAATTAATCCCCTTTGAATGAAAACTACCAACTATGCAGTGTTAGTTTTAAGTCACTTGCCTCAAAAGGCCATATGTTTTTATGCAATGGAGCAATACCATCTTTACACCATGGTTACCATTCCCATGACAATACTACTAGTTCAGAATGGCTGAAAGGAAAGTAACTATTTTAGTTTGGAGCTTTTTGGCCAAAGGGAAAAAAAGTTGTATGTAAAGAAATGCACACATATGATAAGTATTTGAACATTGAATGAATATattagaaatattgaaatagaTATTTCAGTAAAACATGCATCTCTGTATTATAAACATATCTTTTGAAGACTAATTGTTTATGCCTTATACGTTAAATAGAAATTGTACTTTTGTATTTAACATTGTATTTGTTGTTAAAGGAACAAGATCTTCCACCAGAACCGGCCACCCTGCCATTTCTATCGGACACCAACTTTGGTATTGGGGAGCCAACCATGCCTAATGGCTCTGTGTGTAACTGTGAGGCTTGTACAGAGAGGAGGTAAGACAAGACAACATCTGTTGAATATAACATGGTCAGTGCTATTTGAAATTGTTTGTAGAAAAAATTTAACCTATtaaatcataatcattaaatcaTGAATTCTGTAACAAAACATGTTCTTATTAATATGTATTACATACTGATTTGAAGGTGATATGTATAGAATACGTTATATTTTTATCTGTTTAGGGAGATCGAGGCTGAGCACGACAGAGAGACCCAAGAACTTCAGACATGCTGGACGGTGCTGCGGAATCTAATCCGTAAACTTTACAGTGAAAGGGAGGACTGCGGTGTAAGCAGCTCAACAGACACTTCTCCTGAACATAAACATGATAGCAATGACTGTGATGATACTCAACTGCCAGATGAGGAACAGGCCAAGGAACTTGTCCACAGGTAGAGACAGGAAAATCATTACATTGCACTATTTTAAGTACTCTATTCTGAATGCTTCTATACATCAcagatttaaaatattttagctCACTTGcagcatgctgtggtgaagggctaccaagtttgttcaaatgaattactttaatttacattcaattttggaggggtcaaatatgctaaaatcttaaaTGACTTGTTCTAAATAATTAAGAGGTCCAGGAACTTGGTTGtgcttgtagcatgctggaatgaagacttacaagtttgttaaaatgaccTTTGACTTTGACCTACACTCAAGGCTACAAGGGTCATatatgctaaaatcttaaaTAATGTCTTAtaaaataaccaagaggtccagagatGTCTTCTAAAATAACCCAGAGGCCCAGAAACTGGTTTGGGCCTctagcatgctggaatgaaggctaacaagtttgtttaaatgaatgacccttACCTAAAgacacaggggtcaaatatgctcaAAATGTTAAATGGTGACTACTCATTATActgttaatgatgttaaatgGTGACTACTGAATGTACTGTTAATGATAACTTCTGAATACGCtgttatatactattatatCTCAATACCCTTATTTGAATAATGTAATCAGCTGAGTTAAGTTGCATTAGAACAGATGAGCGATACAGACCCATGAGGCCTCTTGTTGTTTAAGTGTTTGAATTATAATTTCATATTGattaaaagaaaatgatatatCCAATAGTTGTAGAAAACAATTTCCTTTCAATGACGAATGTTTTCTTTTGCTTTGAGATATTTTAACATAACTTAATTTGTATTTCATAGATTATGTAGCCGGGATCCTCATCAGTTGTTCTTGCGTCTTGAGTCACAAGTGCGTGAGTTTGTGATAGAGATGAAAGTGCGCTTGTTGAAACAGCTACATAGTGGTTACAAAACACCACCTGAAGCCAAGACCTTTATCTCTATGTTACTGGAAGAATATGGACACCTCTGTCATGTCTCACGCAAAATGGCAGAGGTTCTAACAGAGCTGGTAAGTGTTTctcaggtgtaaaattttaaacaagATTTTCAaggaaatgtaaaaaaaaatatataattgatcGAAAAAATGtggcaaaaacaaaaatatgtaaaaaaaaaaaaaaaaaaaaaaaaattgccaggtgtacaaataaatacatgtttcCTATGTGTCCAATTTTGAAGCTTAATTTACAGTTTAATAAATGCTTAATAGTGAACGTTTTTGTTATCTGGAAATAATATTTGGGTTTGATTTTATAGAAGACCGATCACCTAGCCAAATTTAATGTGACCTGGGAACTTCACAACAAACACCTGTTCCAGTCCATAGCCTACACAGAACCTTCTTTACAGAGTAGCCTCCATCTAATCATCACACAGCTTCGGTAAGGGCCTAAAATTGGATGTCAGTTTCATAGAGGAACATAGCACTTTGTTATATGTTCTGAGTTTTTGGCTCACCTTTCTCTGCAGGgccaagtgagcttatgctatAGTGTGGTGTCCATCTGTCCTTAGTGACCTTTTTCATTCAagctttttctcaataaccatgaccCTGAGACCAGATAatgggcctatagcatgcttggaaaaagggctacaaagtttgttcaaataaatgaccttgccctatattcaaggtcacaggggtcaaatatgctaaaattatgAACAACATGCCCAGTGACTTGGTATTGAGCCTGGTGCATGCTTCGATGAAGGGCttttgatattaaataaatgaccttaatttattttcaaggtcacataatTCAAAGATGTTTAAAATCTTTTAGCAACTTCTTAATGACCAAAAGACCTAGATGTGTTACacagaatgttttttttcttttttgcaaACTGCATTCAAACAGTatgtgtactacagtataattatgtaattatacaGCATATCTGGAAATAAAACCCACAACAACTATCAATTACTTCTACTTTACAAGACAAACTCATAAcacttaacaaataaatatttcaccTTAAACCTGATTCTCATTAATGCCAGGTGAGCAAAACAGGCCCATTAGGCCTCGTGTTGTAATAAGATGTCTATGATCGGTACATAAGATAAAGATCATGGTTTGTAAATACTCTTTGTATGTTAAAAGTTATCTTTAGCTATTTGTGTATTTCACTTGTCCTAAAGTTTTGATCCTGTTCATTTTATACTTCTGAAgtgattttttaaataaaatgttgaagtaattataatatgttttttaatatgctaatactgtactgtattatTTTGGATGACAGACTTGGAGCTGCCTCGAAGGAGTCCTATAATGAGGACACATACCCTAATTTGTTACATCGCTATCTCAAGTTCGATGATGAAATGTCTGTGATATCTGTGGTGTGGAGAGATAGCCATCAGCTCATAGAACAATACAATGAGGAACAGGTAAGTGTCTTGCTGTCGTGAagcaaaattttgttttgtcagATTTAACGTTGTGTATTCTTTATTAAAGAGCAGTCAAGATGTTTGACTGTATTTCTTGTAAGGATATCTTATGTTAAGCCAAAATGGACTACAATATTGGTGTATGAGACCTAAAGCTCTAGAACCAACTtggaaaaaaatggaaaaatgaATTACAGCTGTACATGTGTCcatatttaaatttattatcCTTAACCTACCATATCATCTCTTGAATTTCTGTATATTCTTAATAAATAATAGATACACATTTACACGGTACATTGTGTATAAGTGAATGTTGGAATTTATGTAAGTCATTTTGCAGGACATATAGGATATCAAATGGTTTCCTATtgaatgtcacatgatataatCCCTGGGTAAAAAAGGTGTTATAGACTAGTTAacatatttgaattatttagTGACAAATATTTGCGAGaagagctatgctgttctccaacagctcttgttatttcatgtatttttccATGCAAACAGATGTTAACGGTCAAGAAGAATTGTTAGGACTGATTTATAAACCTTTATGATTTCTAACAGGCGGCCCTGAAACTAAAACAGAAGATGCTCAAGGAAGACTGGGAGTTTTTCAAAGCACAAAGGAAGATTCTTGAGCAACAGGTTGCAAAAAATACGAAAACACCTTTATCTCATAGGTAAGTTATGACGAATTTgcattatataaattatctagTCTTGACATTATCAGTTACTTTCAAAGTCTTCGTGTTTGGCATTTCCTGTTGTAATTTCCTGATACCTCTATACATTTTAATGACTAATATTAAGCCATAAATAGTACTTGGCCAAGACCATTAAGTCACCACTCATCCTTGActtattttatttacagtaatACCAATAGCTTTGAGGCACAGTTCACAGAAACCATGAGACTGATGCTACAAGGAACCAAACCAGCTCCTGAAGAGTGTCATTGTTCCAGGTGTAATCGAAAAAGGTGGGACATACATTTCTGTTGAGTTCAAAGTGTACAGTTTGATTTTAACTggtgaaaaaaaatccattttttttcattgatcaTACTTTCTCAGCAATTGCTTGTGTTTTGAAATACTGCATAAACACATTTTAGTCTTCATCTTAAGGTTTGCTGTTGGAAAGAGTAAAAAAGAATAGAAATTAAGAATCCTGTTTCAGTAAGGAAATATTCCTGTTGAAAGAAGTTTGTATGTTTACTTGGAAACATTGTAAATTTTTAATAAGAATAGTTGTTTATCAAGTCCTTTGTTTTGACAGGTGTCCTTGTGATGAGTGCACAATAACACATATGATAACATGTGGTATTATAAATCCCGAGGCATTGGAAGCCACAGACAACACCAATCATGTCAACTTCCTACATGACCCCAATCGATATCGCATTGATGTAAGTCCACCTTCCATGTCAAGTACTACGTCCAGTAGTGGCTCCTCCAGTCCTGTCATGGTGGAACCTGTCCCTTTCCCGGACCTGGAAGAACACTTCATGTAAGTGaattttttttggttgttgAAAAAAGCCATCCCTATAGCCTTTTGAAGCATAGAAATTGACCAAACTTATGTTGAGGAAGTCCATTCAAACTATAAAAAAGTCACCATTTATTTTGAAGAGCAAaccatatataaaataccaagTGCAAACCTTCGACACAAGTATGTCTTTACAGTGATGTTAGCTTCACCCCTATATTTCAAGTAACAGTGTACTGATAGTTGTCATCCATTTGTTGTTGACTGAGGTTGTCACCAGCTACAAAGTAACTCTCctcaatatatatactataaccATATTGAAAATCTACAGAATTTACCTGATTTCATAGATATTATtccaaatttatttatttaatttgttacCTCAATCATTACAGAAGTGGAGAAGATATTCCAGAGGAGATTGAGGGCATAAGTCAATCAGGTGACGTAGATGAAGataatgttgatgatgatgacgatgatgatgggGAAGATGAGGAGTATGATGaggatgacgatgatgatgatgatgatgaggattgTGAGGATGATGAGGAAGATGAAGATTGTGAAGAGGATGACGATGAGGAGGAAAAAATGGAGGAAGACCTTGACATTGATAACATTAAGATGGACCACGAGTCTGTGAACTTGTCTCCACCAACATGGTTGACCGACTCTGATGATGGTGCAGCAGACCTAATCAGCTCAGAAACCTGTGACTGCTATCATTGTGTGTCCCAGGCTCAGGCAGAACAGATCGTAAGTTATCAGTTGTTTTTGCAAAATATAGTATATTTATCATgttcaatgttgatataattcgaagatttctgatgttttatcagCCTTTTATACATCTGATATGGGCATCAAAACTCCTTCcaaacattttacagatatatttGTAATGCGAACCACTTGATTAAAGTCTCCAGGAAACTATTTTCAACATGAATCAATTTTGTGTCTAGAAcagttaaaataaataattacttATCTGTAAATCTCTCTTACCTGAGCAAACATGGAAGGTGCCCAGCCATCCTATCGTGAAATCGACACCTACAGCGACTATCATATTAAAGCTTTTTCTTGAGGCATATGCCCCATTTCTATACAATCTGTTAGAATTTGGTTTTTGTCCTTAAAATTAAGTGTGATAAAATGAGTATTTTTACAAGTAATAGCATTGTTTTGTGCTGTTTTTGTTGAGCAGAACTATCTGAGGTTGTAGATTCCATTGTGATGAAAAATCATGTCTTCATGTATGACTTTCAATTCTCCATTAAATTGAAATGCTTGTTAAATAACTATTATTAATACATTGTAGGTagtctagttttatatttactcttaattaatatttaattccTGTTTCCCCTCAGGTAAAATCTGAAGAGAGTCTTTGCCAGTGCTATGTTTGTCTGCGGCAAAGAGGTAAAACTGTATCAACGTCTTTGCCAACACAGATGCCTAGTGTGCAAACACGACCAGGAGAATTCCACTTATATCCTCACATACATGGATCAACAGGGCTGCCTCATGGGCTATCAAGTCGGTCCCACATACGACCTGTACTGCAGCCTCAGTTGTATGACCTCCACCTACCCATGAGGCAGCCTAAACCCATCATACAACCCAAAGTTCCACTCAAACTGGACTTTGATTCACCTGATGGAATTCACGAACATATTTATCATGCATATGGTGAATGGGACAATACATATGATACGAGGGGCCTGTTACCCAAGTATGAGCTTGGTAGTGAGTTATTGCCTCCTCCGCCCCTTACCAGTAATTTCACCACAAGCTTTCTCTCTGAGCCTTACACCATGGCTACACTCATGGGCGTTGATACTGTGTCCACATCCACATCCAGTACAAGTGCTTTCAAAACATCCATGAGCAATAGTCATATCCCGGCACCAGCACAGGTGTTTTTGGATAGCACAAGTGCAAAAATACAAATGTCTACGTCCAAAGACTTCAACAGTACTCCAATGCTACCTACTATGACGAGTAAAACCATGTCTCCCCCTTGTACTCGACCAGCCACATTGGGAGGCAACAATAACCAATCTGTCTTGCAACCTCCCCTTTCATCTATACCACAGTCACAGCCTCCAATGCAGCCACGACCACCGGGGCCTGTGCTAGACAAACCCCATTCTCAGCACTGTAAGAGGCACAATATCCTCGGCAAGGCTCTCACCAGCTCCCAGTCACACAACCATACAAGTGCTACCACCACTTCCTCAACCAATAAAGTCTCTCAGGATTTTATACAGACGGCTGCCAGAAACATTCGCGAGGGTGCCAAAGAAGGCATGCAGATGATTCGCCAATTTGCCAGTAGTTTGAATGCAAATGTGAATACCCACACCTGTAACCACACATCTTCACGAAATAACATAGGTGGGCATACGCACGCGGCCAATTGTACAATGGACCACAACCATGTGACAGCATGTCAGAACTCTATTTCGATGCCCACCTCTGTGAACAATGTGAGTGTTGGTACCTCCACTGTGTGTATAGAGCCTGACTGTGATGTCCACTTTGACGATGCCTGTGATAGTGTTAGCGATAGCTGCTCCGAGCAGAGTTCTACCACCTCGAGTTCCAACCAGAAGGAAGGCAAATACTGTGACTGCTGCTATTGTGAATTCTTCGGACATGGCAATGTAAGTGATATAGGACTAAATTGCTCACAGTAACTTATTTTCAGAATAACTTATCTTTCTTGGTTGATATCAAATTTATATACTTTCTAGTAATTAAATTTTCTAAATGTTTTTTCTGTATGAATACcatgaaaatatgttttgtgagATGTTCAGCTGAATTATTGTGCATCTATTTTCATCGAAAAAATAATTACTTGCTTTGAAATTTGTTAAATTCTGATTTCATACGTATCTATCATGCTCATTGGGTTTAccatgatatatgtatgtaaaaagATGTTAGTTCACCAGAGACAAGTTCACCAGAGACAACCAAAGGTTCATGTTAGCATTACTACGGGGCTTCATTCTAAATATTGTCTGTCAAACAGGTCATGCCATTTCTGAACGCTAATAAGATATCTGGGTTTAATTTGGAAGTTCTGCTTTATTCTCTGCTTTGtgaaataaacattgataagtACAAGAATTTATTCTGTTATTGAAATTGTATTCTTTTTGTATTTGACAGCCTCCTGTTGCTCCAACCAGCAAGAATTACGCAGAAATGAGGGATCGATTACGGTTACGCCTGAAGAAAAAGGTATCCACTAACATTAGAGACCATAATTTTATTCACCGTTGATAGTCATAAAAATCTCCTTATCTGTTTTTGTATCTTTTGGCCTTTCTTGTTtgaattaataaatgaaatagttCATGTATGCAGCTCTATTGACAAATATTTCTCGTTCAACATATAGcaaattactgtatttatctgcaaataagccaCTGGCCTTcaaattttaaaggaaaaagtgGTCATGAATAAGCTATCGCCAGACTTATTTAAATACTTAGCTTTTACAGTAGGGGAGGGGTTTATGGATGATAACTGTTGTAATGAACATTTACATTAGTGAAGGGGATTATTAGCAGAAACATATGGTACCAGATATATTGGTACCATCAATAAAGGTATATATTGCACTATCTCCAAATGGCCATACACTAGAGATCGAAAGGCATAATTatccatattttattttatttgagaaTGAGTACCCAGTGTCTTAAATTGGTCGTACACTAGAGAGATCGGAAGTGGTAATTGTCCATATACCCGGTAGTATTTATTGGAGAATAATAGACATCAGTCAAAGGTTCTAAAATAGGATAATACTAATGTTTGAAGTTTGCAGTATTGAGTAATTCTCTACTGTAGTGTATTGAGATATTAAACAGAAGCTTTTTCATTATAAGGAAATTAAGATAAGACCTTGTGGGAATGTTAGAATGATATAAGGAAGAAGAATATTAGAACATTGTAGGATACTGTATAAGGGATGAGGGAATTCAGACAATGTAAGGAACAGGTGTGTTGTGGCAATCTTAACTTGATATCAGCCCCATTCCCAATTATATTTTTCTGAGACTTCATAAAATTTCCCTCATTAAAAAGAAATTACAAAACTATGAAAACTCTAAATTGAGTTTACTGTAGTATAATTTTATTGAAGTGATAGGCCCCATTATGTCATCACAAGGAGCAGAGATCATAAGGACACATTGTACTAGGTTAAGGTAAACCTGAGATTTTGTCATCACATTGAGCAGAGATCATAATGACACATTGGATGAGGTTATGTATAGTTagtaatattacaatataaagAGCTTGATTATAATCTTACACAATATTCTGTGTcgaagtataaaaaaaaactagaaatATCCAACTGTAAGCAAAGGAGATCTCATGTAAAGGAATTGACCTATCCTTCTTGTATCCACAGAACGAGGCTAAACAAGACTGTCACAAAGACACATGTGCTAACAAACGAGAAATTCCAAAGTTAGAACCAGACGCTTGTACTAGCTTTGTAACGAATCATGAAGATGACTCCAAAGATCCAATGGAGTTAAAGGGTCTTGACGAGTTAATACGTTTTATCAATGGTACAGAAGAGCAGAAACTTGGTGCTGATAAATCAATGACTGCTAAAGCAGCAAAGAGGGCTCGGCAGAAACAGCGAAAGGTAAAACACCGAATCTGATGCTGATAATTATAACTAAATTatcacattttcattttatagtATAGGATTACCCCTATTAAACAGTGAAATCAGGGGTAAACTTGTTTGCATTGACTCATGCCTTCACATTGACAactttttgggggggggggggggggggggtaaaatTAAAAACGGAGTTCAACATTCGTTAGCAAACAATTATTATGTGTCAGACAttgaacaaattttattgtttaatctAGAAGGGCATTATAGAAGCAGTATTGTGTTGGGATATTCTCTTTTAGATACCTGTTAGCTATTTAGTGGAAACTTATCTTTTTGATGATCAGATAATTCATATTCATGTTGAAAAAATTATTAATAGCCTGAATGTCATAACTTATTATAATAAGGTGTTAGTAAATGTTtacttcatttttttatttttttttaaatttcagaatGAAGAGAAAGCTCGAATAGAGGCAGAAAGGAAACACCAAGAACAACAGAGACTTTTACAGGAGGAACAGGAACGACTCAAGAAAAACAAACTAAATGCTGCAAAACTAGAGCAGGAGAAATctcaaaagaagaaaaagaaaaaacataagGTGGTTCCTGAAGATACCAACCCAGCGTGCAGTGAAGATGGTAATATAAATCTGAACCTTATACGAATACCTCCAGCTGGCCGGGAAGATGAACAGCATTCAGGTTCTAAGCAAATTGATTCTAAGTCCAAAGGTTGCGAGTTAAGGGAACAGAATCCCAGTAGTCAGTCAAATGGGAAAATCTCAGAGGAGAGTTCAGCAGGAACAA
This region includes:
- the LOC117339967 gene encoding protein FAM193A-like is translated as MSASDDKKLKRKKNKRSSVAKSKSQNLTQATCQNIPSPVDLTVPSTRDLLSSSIDSETLKKLEKLMDAKDDPELPQILSLSRGPNPYLDKERCLLCGCERLDPPEAAVLKSQSSEKKTELNSLAQLPLWVCPDCRKSTDQEMEKKVNLASLMEQDLPPEPATLPFLSDTNFGIGEPTMPNGSVCNCEACTERREIEAEHDRETQELQTCWTVLRNLIRKLYSEREDCGVSSSTDTSPEHKHDSNDCDDTQLPDEEQAKELVHRLCSRDPHQLFLRLESQVREFVIEMKVRLLKQLHSGYKTPPEAKTFISMLLEEYGHLCHVSRKMAEVLTELKTDHLAKFNVTWELHNKHLFQSIAYTEPSLQSSLHLIITQLRLGAASKESYNEDTYPNLLHRYLKFDDEMSVISVVWRDSHQLIEQYNEEQAALKLKQKMLKEDWEFFKAQRKILEQQVAKNTKTPLSHSNTNSFEAQFTETMRLMLQGTKPAPEECHCSRCNRKRCPCDECTITHMITCGIINPEALEATDNTNHVNFLHDPNRYRIDVSPPSMSSTTSSSGSSSPVMVEPVPFPDLEEHFISGEDIPEEIEGISQSGDVDEDNVDDDDDDDGEDEEYDEDDDDDDDDEDCEDDEEDEDCEEDDDEEEKMEEDLDIDNIKMDHESVNLSPPTWLTDSDDGAADLISSETCDCYHCVSQAQAEQIVKSEESLCQCYVCLRQRGKTVSTSLPTQMPSVQTRPGEFHLYPHIHGSTGLPHGLSSRSHIRPVLQPQLYDLHLPMRQPKPIIQPKVPLKLDFDSPDGIHEHIYHAYGEWDNTYDTRGLLPKYELGSELLPPPPLTSNFTTSFLSEPYTMATLMGVDTVSTSTSSTSAFKTSMSNSHIPAPAQVFLDSTSAKIQMSTSKDFNSTPMLPTMTSKTMSPPCTRPATLGGNNNQSVLQPPLSSIPQSQPPMQPRPPGPVLDKPHSQHCKRHNILGKALTSSQSHNHTSATTTSSTNKVSQDFIQTAARNIREGAKEGMQMIRQFASSLNANVNTHTCNHTSSRNNIGGHTHAANCTMDHNHVTACQNSISMPTSVNNVSVGTSTVCIEPDCDVHFDDACDSVSDSCSEQSSTTSSSNQKEGKYCDCCYCEFFGHGNPPVAPTSKNYAEMRDRLRLRLKKKNEAKQDCHKDTCANKREIPKLEPDACTSFVTNHEDDSKDPMELKGLDELIRFINGTEEQKLGADKSMTAKAAKRARQKQRKNEEKARIEAERKHQEQQRLLQEEQERLKKNKLNAAKLEQEKSQKKKKKKHKVVPEDTNPACSEDGNINLNLIRIPPAGREDEQHSGSKQIDSKSKGCELREQNPSSQSNGKISEESSAGTKPIKGRTKSPRTSEKQPIQVQVCTAKVDKKSVKNSSQTSQTSKAYPIISKPVSSKNSVPQTSSASRQQPNGNITSTTSSSRTSQGKEITKNFHDSQLHNGTCVQIKLEDLQQNGTNRKGRKQTGSLNSSGPSVQPLNIQHHSNTHQVITKQSGQPLTQHHSNTHQVITKQSGQPLTQHHSNTHQVITKQSGQPLTQHHSNTHQVITKLSGQPVNSQNQSHSQQPTTKQSGQPVNTQSQSHSQQPTTKLLGQPLNSQNQSHSQQSTIKQSGIRQGPPQDLHRKATGQQQAMTPPKGHLQNGVIISPANRRVVSADSSQNHQSHPNSIVGKQPTSNDKKPGKPASPVERLEETSPNNEQNKNSSGKNKRNKKKNRGSEDLSMIDEIFMPKSESDLEGGDMDEVEKELEEFKRFCLGSTPVKREKLQVNMNLKDIFVKKKSGLGCT